The following proteins are co-located in the Paludibaculum fermentans genome:
- a CDS encoding 2-oxoacid:acceptor oxidoreductase subunit alpha codes for MHASPVAPSMSAEQSGPLPSEQRVVNDFSIQVGTVNGSGSQTANNVLMRSIFQMGVPVSGKNLFPSNIAGLPTWFTIRASKQGYIGRKKEIDFLVAMNPETAREDVMSLAPGTAAVYDAPLNLNELRDDIHFYPVPFDKLVAPVCPEAKLRKLVRNMIYDGVVAHLLGIDLEEMRKALYKQFGEKKKKAAELNWGAVLAGRDYAEKNLVKTDPYWVEPMDKTAGKLILDGNTAAALGCLFAGVTVLTWYPITPSSSLAEALISYLGRFRHDEETKKATYAVVQAEDELASIGMAIGAGWAGARSMTCTSGPGVSLMSEFIGLAYFAEIPVVVVDVQRVGPSTGLPTRTMQGDILNNALLSHGDTHHPVLFPSSPEECFTMAQEAFDLAEQFQTPVFMNMDLDLGMNNWMSEAFPYPEKPLVRGKVLDAEALRQLGGFARYKDVDGDGIPYRTLPGTNHAAAAYFTRGTGHNEKAGYSEREDDWIHNMDRLNRKFENMRTQVPAPDVHYMEGARVGLVCCGTSRYAVRESRDQLSRERGMNPSWLRLRAYPFSKELEEFIDRHERVYVVDQNRDAQLLMLMRMEMTPERIGKLRSVRYYGGLPLDARTVTDEIVRQEGL; via the coding sequence ATGCATGCCAGCCCTGTTGCCCCGTCCATGTCGGCGGAGCAGTCCGGTCCGTTGCCCAGTGAGCAGCGCGTGGTGAACGACTTCAGTATTCAGGTCGGCACCGTGAACGGCTCGGGCAGCCAAACCGCCAACAATGTGTTGATGCGTTCCATCTTCCAGATGGGCGTGCCCGTTTCGGGCAAAAACCTCTTCCCTTCCAACATCGCCGGGTTGCCCACGTGGTTTACGATCCGCGCCAGCAAGCAGGGGTACATTGGGCGAAAGAAGGAGATCGACTTCCTGGTCGCGATGAATCCGGAGACGGCTCGCGAGGATGTCATGAGCCTGGCTCCGGGGACGGCGGCGGTCTATGACGCTCCGCTGAACCTGAACGAGCTGCGCGATGACATCCACTTCTATCCGGTGCCCTTCGACAAGCTGGTGGCTCCGGTGTGTCCCGAAGCCAAGCTGCGCAAGCTGGTGCGGAACATGATCTATGACGGCGTGGTGGCGCACCTGCTGGGCATCGATCTGGAAGAGATGCGCAAGGCGCTCTACAAGCAGTTTGGAGAAAAGAAGAAGAAGGCGGCGGAGCTCAACTGGGGCGCGGTGCTAGCCGGGCGCGACTACGCGGAAAAGAACCTGGTCAAGACCGATCCCTACTGGGTGGAGCCGATGGACAAGACGGCGGGCAAGCTGATCCTCGACGGCAATACCGCCGCGGCGCTGGGCTGCCTGTTCGCCGGTGTCACGGTGCTGACGTGGTATCCAATTACTCCGTCGTCCTCGCTGGCGGAAGCCCTGATCAGCTACCTGGGCCGGTTCCGGCACGACGAAGAGACGAAGAAGGCCACCTATGCGGTGGTGCAGGCGGAGGACGAGCTGGCCTCGATCGGCATGGCGATTGGCGCAGGCTGGGCGGGTGCGCGGTCGATGACGTGCACGTCGGGCCCGGGCGTGTCGCTGATGTCGGAGTTCATCGGGCTGGCGTACTTCGCGGAGATCCCGGTGGTGGTGGTGGATGTGCAGCGGGTGGGGCCGTCGACCGGGCTGCCGACGCGCACGATGCAGGGCGACATCCTGAACAATGCGCTGCTGTCGCATGGGGACACGCATCATCCTGTGCTGTTCCCGTCGTCGCCGGAAGAGTGCTTCACGATGGCGCAGGAGGCGTTCGACCTGGCGGAGCAGTTCCAGACTCCGGTGTTCATGAACATGGACCTGGACCTGGGCATGAACAATTGGATGTCGGAGGCGTTCCCTTACCCGGAGAAACCGCTGGTGCGCGGCAAGGTGCTGGATGCGGAGGCGCTGCGGCAGTTGGGCGGCTTCGCCCGGTACAAGGACGTGGATGGAGACGGGATCCCGTACCGCACGCTGCCGGGTACGAATCACGCGGCGGCGGCGTATTTCACACGCGGCACGGGCCACAACGAGAAGGCCGGGTATAGCGAGCGCGAGGACGACTGGATCCACAACATGGACCGGTTGAACCGTAAGTTCGAGAACATGCGGACGCAGGTGCCGGCCCCGGACGTGCACTACATGGAAGGTGCGAGGGTGGGCCTGGTGTGCTGCGGGACGTCGCGATATGCAGTGCGCGAGAGCCGGGACCAACTGTCGCGGGAGCGCGGGATGAATCCGAGCTGGCTGCGGCTGCGCGCGTATCCGTTCAGCAAAGAGCTGGAGGAGTTCATCGACCGGCACGAGCGCGTCTATGTGGTGGACCAGAACCGGGACGCTCAACTGCTGATGCTGATGCGCATGGAGATGACTCCGGAGCGCATTGGGAAACTGCGGAGCGTGCGGTATTACGGCGGGCTGCCGCTGGATGCGCGCACGGTGACAGACGAGATCGTCCGGCAGGAGGGGTTATGA
- a CDS encoding pyridoxal phosphate-dependent aminotransferase, with the protein MPEVASSALAVPHSRIREIADIAMGMGDGVLRLYFGESNLPTPDFLKRAAQKAMADGFTYYTENAGLPSTRRMLARYYEDKHKVAIDPTSEIVVTASGVQALHLGIRCVLNPGDEAIVLTPAWQNQMSIAEMCNATAKMVALRCESGRYRVDFDALEAAVSPRTRLLVYTSPSNPLGWVASVEEQQKLLDFARRHNLWLLADEVYERLWYPADGTLGKPVPSILRLCTREDAVLVVQSFSKSYCMTGWRVGWLVARKDLAGRATKLNEFMVSCAPAFAQRASETALEWGDDTVRKMLALYKSNRDFCLQALRKVKGVTVPEAEGAFYLFPRIDGMKDSFEFCKRLLLDMNVGLAPGVAFGEGGEGSIRICYAVDRPILEEAMSRLVSVLRS; encoded by the coding sequence ATGCCGGAAGTCGCCTCGTCCGCGCTCGCTGTTCCGCACTCGCGGATTCGTGAAATCGCCGATATCGCCATGGGTATGGGCGATGGGGTACTGCGGCTCTACTTCGGCGAATCCAACCTGCCGACGCCCGATTTCCTAAAGCGCGCCGCACAGAAGGCGATGGCCGACGGGTTCACCTACTACACCGAGAACGCCGGGCTGCCTTCGACGCGCCGCATGCTGGCGCGCTACTACGAGGACAAGCACAAGGTCGCAATCGACCCGACGTCTGAGATTGTGGTGACGGCCTCCGGCGTCCAGGCTCTGCACCTGGGCATCCGCTGCGTGCTGAATCCGGGCGATGAAGCCATCGTCCTGACGCCCGCCTGGCAGAACCAGATGTCGATCGCGGAGATGTGCAACGCGACGGCGAAGATGGTGGCGCTGCGCTGCGAGAGCGGCCGGTATCGGGTGGACTTCGACGCGCTGGAAGCCGCGGTGAGCCCGCGGACGCGGCTGCTGGTGTATACGTCCCCGTCGAATCCGCTGGGTTGGGTGGCCAGTGTCGAGGAGCAGCAGAAGCTGCTCGATTTCGCGCGGCGTCACAACCTGTGGCTGCTGGCGGACGAAGTGTATGAGCGGCTGTGGTATCCCGCTGACGGGACGCTGGGCAAGCCGGTGCCGTCGATTCTGCGGTTGTGCACACGAGAGGATGCGGTGCTGGTGGTGCAGTCGTTCTCGAAGAGCTACTGCATGACGGGCTGGCGCGTGGGTTGGCTTGTGGCTCGCAAGGATCTGGCCGGCCGGGCGACGAAGCTGAACGAGTTCATGGTGTCGTGCGCGCCGGCGTTTGCGCAGCGAGCGTCGGAGACGGCGCTGGAGTGGGGCGACGATACAGTCCGCAAGATGCTGGCGCTGTACAAGTCGAACCGCGATTTCTGCCTGCAGGCGTTGCGCAAAGTGAAGGGCGTGACGGTGCCCGAGGCGGAGGGCGCGTTCTATCTTTTCCCTCGCATCGACGGCATGAAGGACTCATTCGAGTTCTGCAAGCGGCTGCTGCTGGACATGAACGTCGGGCTGGCACCGGGCGTAGCGTTTGGCGAAGGCGGCGAGGGTTCGATCCGCATCTGCTACGCGGTGGACCGGCCGATTCTGGAAGAAGCGATGAGCCGCCTGGTCTCCGTACTGCGGAGTTAG
- the purF gene encoding amidophosphoribosyltransferase, with translation MTTFEFDEPFDKLHEECGIFAVYGHPEAGNLAHLGLHALQHRGQESAGIATSDGKEIFCHKSMGHVAEIFTAGILNGLPGHSAIGHTRYSTAGDTAILNAQPFSVTCNKGSIAVAHNGNLTNAAELRKELEDHGSIFQATSDTEVILHLVARSGQKTLPAALREALLMIEGAFSLVFLAKDCVIVARDPYGFRPLAIGRMNLSSGPVYVFASETCAFDLIDAHYIGDVEPGEMVIIGPNGMQREFYTVPQRRAQCVFEHVYFSRPDSLVFGRSVQHSREMMGRLLAQQMPVDADIVVPIPDSGVAAALGYSHASGIPFRHGLIRNHYVGRTFIEPSQAIRDFGVRLKLNPVRELLKGKSVVLVDDSLVRGTTSQKIVRMVRNAGAREVHVRISCPPTLSPCFYGVDTPTKRELIAANQTVDEIREFIGSDTLDYLSLENLGKAVVDDDQRFCYACYTGNYPTDLVNIEELMVARPNH, from the coding sequence ATGACGACGTTCGAGTTTGACGAACCCTTCGATAAACTTCACGAAGAGTGCGGCATCTTCGCCGTCTACGGCCATCCGGAGGCCGGGAATCTCGCGCACCTGGGCCTGCATGCGTTGCAGCATCGCGGCCAGGAGAGCGCCGGCATCGCCACCAGCGACGGCAAGGAGATCTTCTGCCACAAGTCCATGGGGCATGTGGCTGAAATCTTCACGGCCGGCATCCTGAACGGGCTGCCGGGCCACTCCGCCATTGGTCACACGCGCTACTCCACCGCCGGCGACACGGCGATCCTGAACGCACAGCCCTTCTCGGTGACCTGCAACAAAGGCAGCATCGCGGTGGCGCACAACGGCAACCTGACGAACGCCGCCGAGCTGCGCAAGGAATTGGAAGACCACGGGTCGATTTTCCAGGCCACCAGCGACACTGAGGTAATTCTGCACCTGGTGGCGCGCAGCGGCCAGAAGACGCTGCCGGCCGCGCTGCGGGAAGCGCTGCTGATGATCGAAGGCGCCTTCTCGCTGGTGTTTCTGGCCAAGGATTGTGTGATTGTCGCGCGGGACCCCTACGGTTTCCGCCCGCTGGCCATCGGCCGCATGAACCTGAGCTCCGGCCCGGTGTACGTCTTCGCTTCGGAGACCTGCGCGTTCGACCTGATCGATGCGCACTACATCGGCGACGTCGAGCCGGGCGAGATGGTGATCATCGGGCCCAACGGCATGCAGCGCGAGTTCTACACCGTGCCGCAGCGGCGGGCGCAGTGCGTATTCGAGCATGTCTACTTCTCCAGGCCCGATTCGCTGGTCTTCGGCCGCAGCGTGCAGCATTCGCGCGAGATGATGGGTCGGCTGCTGGCCCAGCAGATGCCGGTGGATGCCGATATCGTGGTGCCGATCCCGGACTCCGGCGTAGCCGCCGCGCTGGGCTATTCGCACGCGTCCGGCATTCCGTTCCGCCACGGCCTGATCCGCAACCACTATGTGGGCCGCACGTTCATTGAGCCGTCGCAGGCGATCCGTGACTTCGGCGTGCGCCTGAAGCTGAATCCGGTGCGGGAACTGCTGAAGGGCAAGAGCGTCGTCCTGGTGGACGATTCGCTGGTCCGCGGCACCACTTCGCAAAAGATTGTCCGCATGGTGCGGAACGCGGGCGCACGGGAAGTGCACGTGCGCATCTCGTGCCCGCCGACGCTGTCGCCCTGCTTCTACGGAGTGGATACGCCGACGAAGCGGGAGCTGATCGCCGCCAACCAGACGGTGGACGAGATCCGCGAGTTCATTGGTTCGGACACGCTGGATTACCTGTCGCTGGAGAACCTGGGCAAGGCCGTGGTGGATGACGATCAGCGTTTCTGCTACGCGTGCTACACCGGCAACTACCCCACCGACCTGGTGAATATTGAAGAGCTGATGGTCGCCCGCCCGAATCACTAA
- the purL gene encoding phosphoribosylformylglycinamidine synthase subunit PurL codes for MSQITPEVVAAHSITPDEYQRIIAILGREPNLTELGIFSVMWSEHCSYKSSRVHLKKLPTRSKLVVCGPGENAGILNIGPDAEGHNWCIAYKIESHNHPSFIEPFQGAATGVGGILRDIFTMGARPIAVMDALRFGSLDDVENGVRNRHILEGVVSGIAHYGNCFGVPTVGGETVFEPSYAGNPLVNVFALGVFREDQIFYGKAAGIGNPVIYVGAKTGRDGIHGATMASGEFTEDSMQKRPNVQVGDPFMEKLLLEACLEAMQTGAIAGIQDMGAAGLTCSTCEMGSRAGTGIEIDLACVPQRETGMTPYEIMLSESQERMLLVAYKGRENEVLDVFKKWGLDARIVGEVKDDGMMRVKNHGEVVAEIPSRPLADEAPLYNRPFTKPLRNVPMEAPAFASADLNADLLGLAGSMDLCDKRWIWEQYDYTVRTNTVQGPGGDAAIVRVKENGTSIAMSLDGNGRYTFLDPREGAKLMVAECCRNLACVGAQPIGATNNLNFGNPERPEIMAQLVEAIEGMADACTFFETPITGGNVSLYNETLGDPIFPSPVLGIVGLMKTEMPTRISFLNADRAIYLVGGIGAADEVRMGGTQYAKQIVKELWGLPPALDMEFEKRVHTVVRTVVAGGLAESAHDLSDGGLAWGLAESTFGNGIGAEIELDSELRPELLLFHEGPSRVLISTADGAALERIAAEHGVPVLKIGSTAENKLVIRNRGAVLIETPVRALRERWATALEALLHDDVRV; via the coding sequence ATGAGCCAGATCACCCCGGAAGTCGTCGCGGCGCATTCCATCACCCCCGACGAATACCAGCGGATCATTGCCATTCTCGGACGCGAGCCCAATCTCACCGAACTCGGCATATTCAGCGTGATGTGGAGCGAGCACTGCTCCTATAAGAGTTCGCGAGTGCACCTGAAGAAGCTGCCGACGCGGTCGAAGCTGGTGGTGTGCGGGCCGGGCGAAAACGCCGGCATCCTCAACATCGGGCCGGACGCGGAAGGGCACAACTGGTGCATCGCCTATAAGATCGAGTCGCACAACCACCCCAGCTTCATCGAGCCCTTCCAGGGCGCGGCGACCGGCGTGGGCGGCATTCTTCGCGATATCTTCACCATGGGCGCAAGGCCCATCGCCGTGATGGACGCGCTGCGCTTCGGATCGCTGGACGATGTCGAAAACGGCGTCCGCAACCGGCACATCCTGGAAGGCGTGGTTTCGGGCATCGCGCACTACGGCAACTGCTTCGGCGTGCCGACGGTGGGCGGCGAGACGGTGTTTGAACCGAGCTATGCGGGCAATCCCCTGGTGAACGTGTTCGCGCTGGGCGTGTTCCGCGAAGACCAGATCTTCTACGGCAAGGCGGCGGGCATCGGGAATCCGGTGATCTACGTCGGGGCGAAGACCGGGCGGGACGGCATCCACGGCGCCACCATGGCGTCTGGCGAATTCACGGAAGACAGCATGCAGAAGCGGCCCAACGTTCAGGTGGGCGATCCGTTCATGGAGAAGCTGCTGCTGGAAGCGTGCCTGGAAGCGATGCAGACGGGCGCCATCGCGGGCATCCAGGACATGGGCGCCGCCGGCCTCACCTGCTCCACCTGCGAAATGGGCAGCCGCGCCGGTACGGGCATCGAGATCGACCTGGCCTGCGTGCCGCAGCGCGAGACGGGCATGACTCCGTACGAGATCATGCTGTCGGAGTCGCAGGAGCGCATGCTGCTGGTGGCCTATAAGGGCCGCGAGAACGAAGTCCTGGACGTCTTCAAGAAGTGGGGCCTGGACGCGCGCATCGTCGGCGAAGTCAAAGACGACGGCATGATGCGGGTGAAGAATCACGGCGAAGTGGTGGCGGAGATTCCGTCGCGCCCGCTGGCCGACGAGGCTCCCCTGTATAACCGTCCGTTTACGAAGCCGCTGCGGAATGTGCCGATGGAGGCGCCCGCGTTTGCTTCCGCTGATTTGAATGCGGATCTGCTGGGGCTGGCCGGCTCGATGGATCTGTGCGACAAACGCTGGATCTGGGAGCAGTACGACTACACGGTCCGGACGAATACGGTCCAGGGTCCGGGCGGCGACGCGGCGATTGTCCGGGTGAAGGAAAACGGAACGTCGATTGCGATGTCGCTGGACGGCAACGGGCGGTATACGTTCCTGGATCCGAGGGAAGGCGCCAAGCTGATGGTGGCCGAGTGCTGCCGCAACCTGGCCTGCGTGGGCGCGCAACCGATCGGCGCGACCAACAACCTGAACTTCGGCAATCCGGAACGGCCCGAGATCATGGCTCAACTCGTTGAAGCCATTGAGGGCATGGCCGATGCCTGTACGTTCTTCGAGACGCCCATCACGGGCGGCAACGTCAGCCTGTACAACGAGACGCTGGGCGATCCCATCTTCCCGTCGCCGGTGCTGGGCATTGTCGGCCTGATGAAGACCGAGATGCCGACGCGGATCTCGTTCCTGAACGCTGATCGCGCTATCTACCTGGTTGGCGGCATCGGGGCGGCCGACGAAGTGCGTATGGGTGGAACCCAATACGCGAAACAGATCGTCAAAGAACTGTGGGGGCTGCCGCCGGCCCTCGACATGGAGTTTGAGAAGCGCGTCCACACCGTGGTGAGGACCGTTGTCGCGGGTGGGCTGGCCGAGTCGGCTCACGATCTGAGTGACGGCGGGCTGGCCTGGGGTTTGGCGGAATCGACATTTGGGAATGGCATCGGCGCAGAGATCGAGCTCGACAGCGAGCTGCGGCCGGAGCTGCTGCTGTTCCACGAAGGACCGTCGCGGGTTTTGATTTCCACCGCCGACGGAGCCGCCTTGGAGCGCATTGCCGCGGAGCACGGCGTTCCAGTTCTGAAGATTGGTAGTACCGCGGAGAACAAGCTGGTCATCCGCAACCGTGGAGCAGTACTGATTGAAACCCCCGTTCGCGCACTGCGCGAACGTTGGGCGACCGCTCTGGAGGCCCTGCTGCATGACGACGTTCGAGTTTGA
- the purQ gene encoding phosphoribosylformylglycinamidine synthase subunit PurQ codes for MKFGVVVFPGSNCDHDAWYAASHNLGHQAEYLWHSDTELKGSDCIILPGGFSYGDYLRCGAIAKFSPIMAAVKRFAADGGLVMGICNGFQILTESGLLPGALVRNRGLKFICKPVRLVPGTLNSPFTNSLELNKEVTFPIAHGEGCFTADAHTLDELEAEDRIAFRYVENPNGSQRDIAGILNAQRNVLGLMPHPERATETLMGSTDGLGVFHSLVNAFATHK; via the coding sequence ATGAAATTCGGCGTCGTCGTCTTCCCCGGCAGCAATTGTGATCACGACGCCTGGTACGCCGCGAGCCATAATCTCGGCCACCAGGCAGAGTATCTGTGGCATAGCGACACAGAGCTTAAGGGTTCCGATTGCATCATCCTCCCTGGTGGGTTTTCCTACGGGGACTATCTACGTTGCGGCGCTATCGCGAAGTTTTCGCCCATCATGGCCGCTGTCAAGCGGTTTGCGGCCGACGGCGGCCTGGTGATGGGTATCTGCAACGGATTCCAGATCCTCACTGAGTCGGGTTTGCTGCCCGGCGCCCTGGTCCGCAACCGCGGGCTGAAGTTCATCTGCAAGCCGGTGCGCCTGGTACCCGGCACCCTCAATTCCCCCTTCACCAACAGCCTGGAACTGAACAAAGAAGTCACCTTCCCCATCGCGCATGGCGAAGGCTGCTTCACCGCTGACGCGCATACGCTGGACGAGTTGGAAGCCGAAGATCGCATCGCCTTCCGTTACGTGGAGAATCCCAACGGATCTCAACGCGACATCGCCGGCATCCTCAATGCACAACGCAATGTTCTAGGCCTCATGCCTCACCCGGAACGGGCTACGGAAACGCTGATGGGTTCGACGGACGGACTCGGCGTATTCCACTCGTTAGTCAACGCCTTCGCCACTCACAAATAA